In Alistipes ihumii AP11, a genomic segment contains:
- the proS gene encoding proline--tRNA ligase — MAKELKELTSREENYSQWYNDLVVKAGLAENSAVRGCMVIKPYGYAIWEKMQRALDQMFKDTGHENAYFPLFIPKSFFSKEAHHVEGFAKECAVVTHYRLKNDPEGKGVIVDPDAKLEEELIVRPTSETIIWNTYKNWIQSYRDLPILCNQWANVVRWEMRTRLFLRTAEFLWQEGHTAHETKEEALAEAKKMIGVYAEFAEKWMSLPVIVGHKSDSERFAGAEDTLTIEALMQDGKALQSGTSHFLAQNFAKAFDVQFTSREGKLEYVWATSWGVSTRLMGALIMAHSDNNGLVLPPKLAPIQVAMIPIYKGTEELERIAGQLEGLAAELKKRGISVKIDTRDNVRTGFKFAEYELKGVPVRLAMGPRDLAGGTIELFRRDTLSKETVSQEGLADRVEGLLDEIQANIYAKALRFRDSMITRVDTYDEFKRVLDEKGGFILAHWDGTPETEELIKAETKATIRCIPVDAPAEEGVCIVSGKPSHRRVLFARSY, encoded by the coding sequence ATGGCAAAGGAGCTCAAGGAACTGACTTCGCGGGAGGAAAACTACTCCCAATGGTATAACGATCTGGTCGTGAAGGCCGGCTTGGCCGAGAATTCGGCCGTGCGCGGCTGCATGGTCATCAAGCCGTACGGCTATGCGATCTGGGAGAAAATGCAGCGGGCGCTCGACCAGATGTTCAAGGATACCGGTCACGAGAACGCCTATTTCCCGCTGTTCATACCCAAGTCGTTTTTCAGCAAGGAGGCCCACCACGTAGAGGGCTTCGCCAAGGAGTGCGCGGTGGTGACGCACTATCGCCTGAAGAACGATCCCGAGGGAAAAGGCGTGATCGTCGACCCGGACGCGAAGCTCGAGGAGGAGCTGATCGTTCGTCCCACTTCCGAGACGATCATTTGGAATACATATAAGAACTGGATTCAGTCATACCGCGATCTGCCGATTCTGTGCAACCAGTGGGCCAACGTGGTGCGCTGGGAGATGCGCACGCGGCTTTTCCTGCGCACGGCCGAATTTCTGTGGCAGGAGGGGCACACGGCCCACGAAACCAAGGAGGAGGCGTTGGCCGAGGCGAAAAAAATGATCGGCGTGTATGCGGAGTTCGCCGAAAAGTGGATGAGCCTGCCGGTGATCGTCGGTCACAAGAGCGACAGCGAGCGTTTCGCGGGAGCCGAGGACACGCTGACGATCGAGGCGCTGATGCAGGACGGTAAGGCGCTTCAGAGCGGAACCTCCCATTTCCTTGCGCAGAACTTCGCCAAGGCGTTCGACGTGCAGTTCACCAGCCGGGAAGGCAAGCTCGAATACGTTTGGGCGACTTCGTGGGGCGTTTCCACCCGTCTGATGGGCGCGCTCATTATGGCGCACTCCGATAACAACGGCTTGGTGCTTCCGCCCAAGCTGGCTCCGATCCAGGTCGCGATGATTCCTATCTATAAAGGAACCGAGGAGCTGGAGCGGATCGCCGGGCAGCTTGAAGGCCTGGCTGCCGAATTGAAAAAGCGAGGAATCAGCGTCAAGATCGATACGCGCGATAACGTGCGCACGGGCTTCAAGTTCGCCGAATACGAGCTCAAGGGCGTTCCGGTTCGTTTGGCGATGGGACCGCGCGATCTGGCGGGCGGCACGATCGAGCTGTTCCGTCGCGATACGCTGAGCAAGGAGACCGTTTCGCAAGAGGGCCTGGCCGACCGGGTGGAAGGATTGCTCGACGAGATTCAGGCCAATATCTATGCGAAGGCCCTGCGTTTCCGCGACAGCATGATTACCCGGGTCGACACGTACGACGAGTTCAAGCGTGTGCTCGACGAGAAGGGCGGTTTCATTCTGGCGCATTGGGACGGGACGCCCGAGACCGAGGAGTTGATCAAAGCCGAAACCAAGGCTACGATCCGTTGCATTCCTGTCGATGCTCCGGCCGAAGAAGGCGTCTGCATCGTCAGCGGCAAGCCGTCCCACCGCCGGGTGCTGTTCGCCCGGTCCTATTGA